Proteins from a single region of Amycolatopsis sp. CA-230715:
- a CDS encoding TetR/AcrR family transcriptional regulator, which produces MPATPRRTRSDALQNRERLLEVAARVFGEQGLDTAPAAIAKQAGVGVGTLYRHFPTREVLIDAAYRRQLTHVCEKVNDLVTRHPAAEATRRWMAHFIRYATAKSGMSEALNAVIASGIDPYSDSRALLTDAVATLLAAGARDGSLRTDVTPDTVLLLMGGIAYSVQHGSEEQARPLVDLFMDMLTKGPS; this is translated from the coding sequence ATGCCCGCCACACCCCGCCGTACCAGGAGTGACGCGCTGCAGAACCGGGAACGCCTGCTGGAGGTGGCCGCACGGGTCTTCGGCGAGCAGGGGCTGGACACGGCACCCGCCGCGATCGCCAAGCAGGCCGGTGTCGGCGTCGGCACGCTCTACCGGCACTTCCCGACCAGGGAGGTGCTCATCGACGCCGCCTACCGGCGTCAACTCACCCACGTGTGCGAAAAGGTGAACGACCTCGTCACCCGGCACCCGGCCGCCGAGGCGACCCGGAGGTGGATGGCGCACTTCATCCGCTACGCCACGGCCAAGAGCGGGATGTCCGAAGCCCTCAACGCGGTCATCGCCTCCGGGATCGACCCGTACTCCGACAGCCGCGCACTGCTCACCGACGCCGTCGCCACCCTCCTCGCGGCCGGTGCCCGCGATGGCAGCCTACGAACCGACGTCACCCCCGACACCGTCCTGCTCCTCATGGGCGGTATCGCGTATTCCGTGCAGCACGGCTCCGAAGAGCAAGCCCGCCCACTCGTCGACCTCTTCATGGACATGCTGACCAAAGGTCCGAGCTGA
- a CDS encoding SDR family oxidoreductase — protein MRNPSRSISDCFPEHVPLNFKWNMFRYHSTQETPMSALSDKAERHWLITGASGGLGRHLTEHALRNGDRVTATVRRPAALADLRETYGGQLTVDVLDLARPVQVDEVLGRVLGSAPVDIVVNNAGYAVVGAAEEMTVEQVRDQIEVLLLAPLMITRAFLGPMRARGGGRIIQISSMGGQVGVPTHSAYHAGKWGLEGFTESVSREVSGFDIHLTLVEPGATRTGFAGALQYTTETAAYRDNAVGQARRYLETVDKSLFPGDPAKLAAAIYDTTRHPKPPLRLTLGSDTYSAVHAALTERLSALESQKDLADSVAFTD, from the coding sequence ATGCGGAATCCTTCGAGGTCGATCTCCGATTGCTTTCCGGAACATGTTCCGCTTAACTTTAAGTGGAACATGTTCCGGTATCACTCTACCCAGGAGACGCCGATGTCCGCTCTCTCCGACAAGGCCGAACGGCACTGGCTCATCACCGGGGCCTCCGGCGGCCTCGGTCGCCATCTCACCGAACACGCACTCCGGAACGGTGACCGGGTCACGGCGACGGTTCGCCGCCCTGCGGCTCTCGCGGATCTGCGCGAGACGTACGGAGGCCAGCTGACCGTCGACGTTCTCGACCTCGCGCGACCGGTCCAAGTCGACGAAGTGCTCGGCAGGGTGCTCGGATCGGCGCCGGTGGACATCGTGGTCAACAACGCCGGATACGCGGTCGTGGGCGCTGCGGAGGAGATGACCGTCGAGCAGGTCCGCGACCAGATCGAGGTTCTCCTGCTCGCCCCGCTCATGATCACTCGGGCCTTCCTGGGGCCGATGCGCGCGCGGGGCGGCGGCCGCATCATCCAGATCTCCAGTATGGGCGGTCAGGTCGGCGTCCCCACGCACAGCGCCTACCACGCGGGCAAGTGGGGGCTGGAGGGCTTCACCGAGAGCGTCAGCCGCGAGGTTTCCGGCTTCGACATCCATCTCACCCTCGTCGAGCCGGGCGCCACTCGCACCGGCTTCGCCGGAGCCCTGCAGTACACCACGGAAACGGCCGCCTACCGGGACAACGCGGTCGGTCAGGCCCGGCGCTACCTGGAAACCGTCGACAAGAGCCTTTTCCCCGGCGACCCGGCCAAACTCGCCGCCGCCATCTACGACACCACCCGTCACCCGAAGCCGCCCCTGCGCCTGACCCTCGGTTCCGACACCTACAGCGCCGTCCACGCGGCACTCACCGAACGTCTCAGCGCGCTCGAAAGTCAGAAGGATCTTGCCGACTCCGTCGCCTTCACCGACTGA
- a CDS encoding methylated-DNA--[protein]-cysteine S-methyltransferase — protein MSIAHWSTMDTKVGPFTAVVATDGAVLASGWTGDVAELTPLISPAVAPGELREKRDLGPVSKAVRAYHAGTLDAVDGIEVRQRSGEFRQHAWEVLRTVRAGEPVTYADYAALAGRPSAVRAAATACAQNAAALFVPCHRVVRTGGGMGGFRWGVDVKRWLLTHEAA, from the coding sequence ATGAGCATCGCACACTGGTCCACAATGGACACCAAGGTCGGCCCGTTCACGGCCGTCGTGGCCACCGACGGCGCCGTGCTCGCCTCCGGCTGGACCGGCGACGTGGCCGAGCTGACCCCGTTGATCTCGCCCGCGGTCGCACCGGGCGAACTGCGCGAGAAGCGCGATCTCGGGCCGGTCAGCAAGGCCGTCCGCGCCTACCACGCGGGCACGCTCGACGCTGTCGACGGCATCGAAGTCCGCCAGCGCTCCGGCGAATTCCGCCAGCACGCCTGGGAAGTGCTGCGCACGGTGCGGGCGGGCGAACCGGTGACCTACGCCGACTACGCCGCGCTCGCGGGGCGCCCGTCCGCCGTTCGCGCGGCGGCGACGGCTTGCGCCCAGAACGCGGCGGCGCTGTTCGTACCGTGCCACCGCGTGGTGCGCACCGGCGGCGGCATGGGCGGGTTCCGCTGGGGCGTGGACGTCAAACGCTGGCTGCTGACACACGAAGCCGCCTGA
- a CDS encoding DNA-3-methyladenine glycosylase 2, with protein sequence MTELTIPRDQGVWRDTERCYRAVTARDSRFDGQFIMAVRTTGIYCRPSCPAVTPKSANVTFYPTSAAAQAGGYRACRRCLPDAVPGSPEWNVRADLAARAMRLISDGAVEREGVPGLARRLGYSERQLGRVLTSELGAGPLALARAHRAHSARLLIEMSELPLTDVAFAAGFASVRQFNDTIREVFATTPSNLRAAAAKARRRAGSAEAEAGNTGARLTLRLPYRRPFDADGLLRFFAARAVPGVENISTDGGRITGYGRTLRLPHGAGTAWLWPADGHFRCDLRLSDVRDLSSAVARIRRLLDLDADPEGIRHVLSADPALAPVVVAVPGIRAPGAVNGAELVIRAMLGQQVSVAAARTAAGKLTAELGGTLPWPGECTLTALFPTPEAIAARGREVLRGPRRRIDAIVAVADALASGKIDVHIGRDPGELRAELLALPGIGPWTADYTLMRVLGSPDILLSGDLVLSGGAAALGITELTEHASAWRPWRTYAGMYLWHAADRGVSA encoded by the coding sequence ATGACCGAACTGACCATCCCCCGTGACCAGGGCGTCTGGCGTGACACCGAACGGTGCTACCGCGCCGTCACGGCTCGCGACTCGCGCTTCGACGGGCAGTTCATCATGGCCGTCCGCACCACCGGGATCTACTGCCGCCCCTCGTGCCCCGCGGTCACCCCGAAGTCCGCGAACGTGACGTTCTACCCGACCTCGGCCGCCGCGCAGGCGGGCGGGTACCGCGCGTGCCGCCGCTGCCTCCCGGACGCGGTGCCCGGCTCCCCGGAGTGGAACGTGCGCGCCGACCTCGCCGCGCGCGCCATGCGGCTGATCTCCGACGGCGCGGTCGAGCGCGAAGGCGTGCCCGGTCTCGCGCGGCGGCTCGGCTATTCGGAACGGCAGCTCGGCAGGGTCCTGACCAGCGAGCTCGGCGCCGGCCCGCTCGCACTGGCGCGGGCGCACCGCGCGCATTCGGCGCGCCTGCTCATCGAGATGTCCGAACTCCCGCTGACCGATGTGGCGTTCGCCGCGGGGTTCGCCAGCGTCCGCCAGTTCAACGACACGATCCGCGAGGTGTTCGCGACGACGCCGTCGAACCTGCGGGCCGCCGCGGCGAAAGCGCGTCGGCGTGCGGGCTCCGCCGAGGCGGAGGCCGGGAACACCGGGGCGAGGCTGACGCTACGGCTGCCGTACCGCAGACCGTTCGACGCGGACGGCCTCCTGCGGTTCTTCGCGGCGCGCGCAGTGCCGGGCGTCGAGAACATCAGCACCGACGGCGGCCGGATCACCGGCTACGGCCGCACGCTCCGCCTCCCGCACGGCGCCGGAACCGCGTGGCTTTGGCCAGCGGACGGCCATTTCCGCTGCGATCTGCGCCTGTCCGACGTCCGCGACCTCAGCAGCGCGGTCGCCAGGATCCGCCGCCTGCTCGACCTCGACGCGGATCCCGAAGGCATCCGGCACGTGCTGTCCGCCGACCCCGCGCTCGCGCCCGTCGTGGTGGCGGTGCCGGGCATCAGGGCTCCCGGCGCCGTCAACGGGGCGGAGCTGGTGATCAGGGCGATGCTCGGCCAGCAGGTCTCGGTCGCCGCCGCCCGCACCGCGGCCGGGAAGCTCACCGCCGAACTCGGCGGCACGCTGCCGTGGCCGGGCGAGTGCACGCTGACCGCGTTGTTCCCCACGCCCGAAGCGATCGCGGCGCGCGGCAGGGAGGTGCTGCGCGGACCGCGGCGCCGGATCGACGCGATCGTCGCCGTCGCCGACGCGCTCGCCTCCGGCAAGATCGACGTCCACATCGGACGCGACCCCGGTGAGCTGCGCGCCGAACTGCTCGCACTGCCCGGAATCGGGCCGTGGACGGCGGACTACACGCTCATGCGGGTGCTCGGCAGTCCCGACATCCTGCTTTCCGGCGACCTCGTGCTTTCCGGCGGCGCCGCCGCGCTGGGCATCACCGAGCTGACCGAACACGCCTCGGCCTGGCGGCCGTGGCGCACCTACGCCGGCATGTACCTGTGGCACGCCGCCGACCGAGGAGTCTCCGCATGA
- the ychF gene encoding redox-regulated ATPase YchF, whose protein sequence is MSLTLGIVGLPNVGKSTLFNALTRNDALAANYPFATIEPNVGVVPLPDARLDKLAEVFGSAKTVPAVVSFVDIAGIVKGASEGAGLGNKFLANIREANAICQVIRVFDDPDVVHVDGRIDPMSDIETINTELILADLQTLEKALPRLEKEARTKKDFKPALDAAKKAKEVLDEGRTLFSAQKEIDGELLRELSLLTTKPFLYVFNADEGVLTDAARREELAKLVAPADAVFLDAKVESELLELDDEESVRELLESVGQEEPGLYSLARAGFHTLGLQTYLTAGPKESRAWTIPQGATAPQAAGVIHTDFERGFIKAEVVSFDDLVEAGSMAAARSAGKVRMEGKDYVMTDGDVVEFRFNV, encoded by the coding sequence GTGAGTCTCACCCTCGGCATCGTCGGACTGCCCAACGTCGGCAAGTCCACCCTCTTCAACGCGCTGACGCGCAACGACGCGCTCGCCGCGAACTACCCGTTCGCGACGATCGAGCCCAATGTCGGCGTCGTGCCGCTGCCCGACGCCCGGCTGGACAAGCTCGCCGAGGTGTTCGGCTCGGCGAAGACTGTCCCGGCGGTAGTGTCCTTCGTCGACATCGCGGGCATCGTGAAGGGCGCCTCCGAGGGCGCGGGGCTCGGCAACAAGTTCCTCGCGAACATCCGCGAGGCCAACGCGATCTGCCAGGTCATCCGCGTGTTCGACGACCCGGACGTGGTGCACGTCGACGGGCGCATCGACCCGATGAGCGATATCGAGACGATCAACACCGAGCTCATCCTCGCCGACCTGCAGACGCTGGAGAAGGCGCTGCCGCGGCTGGAGAAGGAAGCGCGGACGAAGAAGGACTTCAAGCCCGCGCTCGACGCCGCGAAGAAGGCGAAGGAGGTCCTCGACGAGGGCCGCACGCTGTTCTCCGCGCAGAAGGAGATCGACGGCGAGCTGCTGCGCGAGCTGAGCCTGCTCACCACGAAGCCGTTCCTGTACGTGTTCAACGCCGACGAGGGCGTACTCACCGACGCCGCGCGCCGGGAGGAACTGGCGAAGCTCGTCGCGCCCGCCGACGCCGTTTTCCTGGACGCCAAGGTCGAGTCCGAGCTGCTGGAACTCGACGACGAGGAGTCGGTGCGGGAGCTGCTGGAATCGGTCGGACAGGAGGAACCGGGCCTGTACTCGCTGGCGCGCGCCGGTTTCCACACACTGGGCCTGCAGACCTACCTGACCGCGGGCCCGAAGGAATCGCGGGCGTGGACCATCCCGCAGGGCGCCACCGCCCCGCAAGCCGCGGGCGTCATCCACACCGACTTCGAACGCGGCTTCATCAAGGCGGAGGTCGTCTCGTTCGACGATCTGGTCGAAGCGGGCTCCATGGCGGCGGCGCGTTCGGCGGGCAAGGTCCGCATGGAAGGCAAGGACTACGTCATGACCGACGGCGACGTGGTCGAATTCAGGTTCAACGTCTAG
- a CDS encoding ParA family protein — protein MQSIALFNNKGGVSKTTTTFNLGWILAERGHRVILVDADPQCNLTGMVMGFTGMETLEEFYSHSSDRNIKSALQPVFESRPKVLDPVDCVQVKGRDGLFLMPGHIQLAEYEIQLGIAQELSGSIQALQNIPGSFNHLFTITAEVLQADYLIIDLSPGLGSINQNLVATADYLIVPTSPDIFSVMAIESLARVVPRWVKWAKRAADMDIFKEADYPFPEPNPKLLGALIQRYNLKGRKPTRAFQEYIDELGDVMMEKLKPALGSCDMLLPADRYKAAEFEAELRLASISDFNSLIAISQKKQKPVFSLNQPDVKRGGNLWDNTKKAIDAFHETFNDMAAKIESLTK, from the coding sequence ATGCAGTCGATTGCCCTATTTAACAACAAGGGCGGTGTTAGTAAAACTACGACTACGTTCAATCTTGGATGGATCCTCGCAGAACGAGGGCATCGTGTAATTTTGGTTGACGCCGACCCTCAGTGCAACCTAACTGGTATGGTAATGGGTTTCACTGGGATGGAAACACTTGAAGAATTCTACTCGCATAGCAGTGATCGAAATATTAAGAGCGCGTTGCAGCCTGTATTTGAGTCGCGTCCCAAAGTATTAGATCCGGTGGATTGTGTTCAGGTAAAGGGAAGAGATGGCCTCTTTCTTATGCCTGGTCATATACAGTTGGCTGAGTACGAAATTCAGTTGGGCATAGCCCAAGAGCTAAGCGGCAGCATTCAAGCCTTACAGAATATTCCAGGTAGCTTCAATCATTTGTTCACGATTACGGCAGAGGTTCTGCAGGCCGACTACTTGATCATTGATCTTAGCCCTGGATTGGGGTCTATTAATCAGAATCTGGTTGCGACGGCAGATTATCTCATTGTTCCAACTTCGCCAGACATCTTCTCGGTAATGGCTATTGAGTCGCTCGCGAGAGTGGTTCCTCGGTGGGTTAAATGGGCGAAAAGAGCAGCCGATATGGACATTTTCAAAGAAGCGGACTACCCTTTTCCAGAACCGAATCCTAAGCTGCTGGGTGCGCTCATACAGCGATACAATCTCAAGGGTAGAAAGCCTACTAGGGCTTTTCAGGAGTATATCGATGAACTTGGCGACGTCATGATGGAAAAACTGAAGCCTGCGCTTGGTTCGTGTGACATGCTGCTACCTGCGGACCGGTACAAGGCGGCCGAGTTCGAGGCGGAGCTTCGACTTGCTTCGATCTCGGACTTCAATTCACTTATAGCGATTTCGCAAAAGAAGCAAAAACCCGTGTTTTCATTAAATCAGCCCGATGTGAAACGCGGAGGAAATCTGTGGGACAATACGAAAAAAGCTATTGATGCTTTCCATGAAACCTTCAATGATATGGCCGCGAAGATCGAATCGTTGACTAAATGA
- a CDS encoding HEPN domain-containing protein, with product MSAASYRNFEREIARCRDLVGLSEKLRAIAGAGMQWDDLLRSALVFGVSALDHYVHDVIVISLVEIFEGVRQKGVGFCGLQLPASLAFDLGKVESEYESQLICRSVIREAVSRKTYQRADDIAAGLKLICDPPFWSTTYGKGAGAERMRKKLDLIVNRRNRIVHEADLSDLALGEKWPIDEVLASGALDRISDVVRDIRQFVS from the coding sequence ATGAGTGCGGCATCCTACCGGAATTTTGAGCGCGAGATCGCTAGATGTCGAGATTTGGTAGGTCTCAGCGAGAAGTTGCGCGCAATTGCCGGTGCGGGTATGCAATGGGATGATTTGCTGCGTTCGGCGTTGGTCTTTGGGGTAAGTGCGCTGGACCATTACGTTCATGACGTCATTGTTATCTCTCTTGTGGAGATCTTTGAGGGAGTGCGACAAAAGGGGGTTGGATTCTGTGGCCTTCAGTTGCCAGCGTCGTTAGCTTTTGATCTTGGGAAGGTTGAATCAGAGTATGAATCGCAGTTGATTTGTCGCTCGGTAATTCGGGAAGCTGTGTCAAGAAAGACATATCAGCGCGCTGACGATATAGCGGCAGGTCTGAAGTTGATATGTGATCCACCCTTTTGGTCGACCACCTACGGAAAAGGGGCCGGTGCCGAACGGATGCGAAAGAAACTTGACCTGATAGTCAATAGAAGGAATAGAATAGTGCATGAGGCAGATCTTTCTGATCTTGCACTCGGTGAAAAATGGCCAATAGACGAAGTACTTGCTTCAGGTGCGCTCGATCGTATCAGTGACGTAGTTAGAGATATCCGTCAATTTGTGTCATAA
- a CDS encoding 4a-hydroxytetrahydrobiopterin dehydratase, whose translation MADLLNDTQISEALATLSDWQRDGDSIVKTTKLDSFGQAIAVVNRVAELAESVDHHPDIDIRWRTLTFRLSTHSDGGITGKDVSLAQQIDETINSL comes from the coding sequence ATGGCGGACCTACTGAACGACACGCAGATTTCCGAAGCACTCGCCACGCTGAGTGACTGGCAGCGGGACGGCGATTCGATCGTGAAGACCACGAAGCTCGACAGCTTCGGCCAGGCGATCGCCGTGGTGAACCGGGTAGCCGAGCTCGCGGAGAGCGTCGACCACCACCCCGACATCGACATTCGCTGGCGCACGCTGACATTCCGGCTGAGTACCCATTCCGACGGCGGCATCACGGGCAAGGACGTCTCGCTCGCCCAGCAGATCGACGAGACCATCAACAGCCTGTGA
- a CDS encoding thiamine ABC transporter substrate-binding protein has protein sequence MGVKRLASALGAIGVLLAGCSLGGEQGAPQGPTVVTLATHDSWAVPQDVLDAFQRQSGVRIQPVKQGDAGALTNKLVLTKASPIADAAYGVDSTFASRALAEGVFAPYTSPETDRGPQRYAIDPEHRLSAVDVGDVCVNVDTGYFASKNLPVPATLDDLADPKYRDLLVLENPATSSPGLAFLLATVSKYGETGWQDYWKRLKANGMKPVSGWEEAYTQDFSGSSGKGPRPIVVSYASSPAAEIGNDGKPRTKALLDTCYRQVEYAGVLTNAKQPEKAQKVVDFLLSQQFQTTVAANMYVYPSRQGVDLPAGWADTAPLPSKPASLPGDQVQAGRERWIGQWRSLIES, from the coding sequence ATGGGAGTCAAGCGGCTGGCGAGTGCGCTGGGCGCGATCGGGGTCCTGCTGGCGGGGTGTTCGCTCGGCGGCGAGCAGGGCGCGCCGCAGGGGCCTACCGTCGTCACGCTGGCCACGCACGATTCGTGGGCGGTGCCGCAGGACGTCCTCGACGCCTTCCAGCGGCAGTCCGGTGTCCGGATCCAGCCGGTCAAGCAGGGTGACGCGGGCGCGTTGACGAACAAGCTGGTGCTCACGAAGGCCAGTCCGATCGCCGACGCCGCGTACGGGGTGGACTCGACGTTCGCCTCGCGCGCGCTCGCCGAGGGCGTGTTCGCGCCGTACACGAGCCCGGAGACGGACCGCGGCCCGCAGCGCTACGCGATCGACCCGGAACACCGGCTCTCCGCGGTCGACGTCGGCGACGTGTGCGTGAACGTCGACACGGGCTACTTCGCGTCGAAGAACCTCCCGGTCCCGGCGACGCTCGACGACCTCGCCGACCCGAAGTACCGGGACCTGCTGGTGCTGGAGAACCCGGCGACCTCTTCGCCCGGTCTCGCGTTCCTGCTCGCCACGGTGTCGAAGTACGGCGAGACGGGCTGGCAGGACTACTGGAAGCGGCTGAAGGCCAACGGCATGAAACCGGTCAGCGGCTGGGAAGAGGCCTACACGCAGGACTTCTCCGGTTCCTCCGGCAAGGGCCCGCGCCCGATCGTGGTCTCCTACGCCTCCTCGCCCGCCGCCGAGATCGGCAACGACGGCAAGCCGCGCACGAAGGCGCTGCTCGACACCTGCTACCGCCAGGTCGAGTACGCCGGGGTGCTCACGAACGCGAAGCAGCCGGAGAAGGCGCAGAAGGTCGTCGACTTCCTGCTGTCCCAGCAGTTCCAGACGACGGTCGCGGCGAACATGTACGTCTACCCGTCGCGCCAGGGCGTCGACCTGCCCGCGGGCTGGGCGGACACCGCGCCGCTGCCGTCGAAGCCCGCTTCGCTGCCCGGTGACCAGGTGCAGGCGGGACGGGAACGGTGGATCGGCCAGTGGCGCTCGCTCATCGAGTCCTGA
- a CDS encoding ABC transporter permease → MVPIGFLAVLFAWPVLAIVGRGFSGGGVTTALASGETWRLAAFTLAQAAASTLLAVVAGLPVAFLLARVRLPGVALVRTLVLIPFVLPTVVVGLAFRALWPGGGVVSIVLANAFFNVAVVARTVAGLWTHLDSRAEAAARALGASRWRAFREVTLPALAPAIGSAAAVVFLFCATSFGVVLILGGARFRTLETEIYLRTVDLLDLSGAAALSLVQLAAVVAALVAGAVARRRRETALRLRARAETARRPEGREWWVVGAGLAVLAMTLTPIVALLVKSVSTPDGWSLDGYRALSGHGSTGTLAVSGWDAAIRSLRTATDATLLAMVIGVLASVLLVSLRRAPGRVARGAGEVMDAALMLPLGVSAVTVGFGYLVTLDALPGDLRTSPLLVPLAQALVIIPLVIRMVLPVLRSVDERLRQAASTLGASPARVWREIDVPLTIRAVVAAAGFGFVVALGEFGATSFLARPTSPTLPVAISSLISRPGELNNQMAYAACALLMLVTVAAVAVIDRIGTGTVGEF, encoded by the coding sequence GTGGTGCCGATCGGCTTCCTCGCCGTGCTCTTCGCGTGGCCGGTGCTCGCGATCGTCGGGCGCGGCTTCTCCGGTGGCGGCGTCACTACGGCGCTGGCGAGCGGGGAGACGTGGCGGCTGGCCGCGTTCACGCTGGCGCAGGCCGCCGCGTCCACGCTGCTGGCCGTCGTCGCGGGCTTGCCGGTGGCGTTCCTGCTGGCGCGGGTGCGACTGCCGGGCGTCGCGCTCGTGCGCACGCTCGTGCTGATCCCGTTCGTGCTGCCGACCGTCGTGGTGGGCCTGGCGTTCCGCGCGCTGTGGCCGGGCGGCGGCGTGGTGTCGATCGTGCTCGCGAACGCGTTCTTCAACGTGGCGGTCGTCGCGCGCACGGTCGCGGGCCTGTGGACGCACCTCGACTCGCGCGCGGAAGCCGCGGCCCGCGCGCTCGGCGCTTCGCGGTGGCGCGCGTTCCGCGAGGTGACGCTGCCCGCGCTCGCACCCGCGATCGGATCGGCCGCGGCGGTGGTGTTCCTGTTCTGCGCCACCAGTTTCGGCGTCGTGCTGATCCTCGGCGGCGCGCGGTTCCGCACCCTGGAGACCGAGATCTACCTGCGGACCGTGGATCTGCTCGACCTTTCCGGCGCGGCCGCGCTTTCTCTCGTGCAGCTCGCCGCCGTGGTCGCCGCGCTGGTCGCGGGCGCGGTGGCGAGGCGACGGCGGGAGACCGCGCTCCGCCTTCGAGCGCGGGCCGAAACCGCTCGACGGCCGGAGGGGCGCGAGTGGTGGGTCGTCGGCGCCGGGCTCGCGGTGCTGGCCATGACGCTCACCCCGATCGTCGCGCTGCTGGTGAAGTCGGTGTCCACTCCGGACGGATGGAGCCTCGACGGCTACCGCGCGCTGTCCGGGCACGGGTCGACCGGCACGCTCGCGGTTTCGGGCTGGGACGCGGCGATCCGGTCGCTGCGCACCGCGACGGACGCCACGCTCCTCGCCATGGTGATCGGCGTTCTCGCCTCGGTGCTGCTCGTGTCGCTGCGGCGTGCGCCCGGCCGTGTCGCGCGCGGGGCGGGGGAAGTGATGGACGCGGCGCTGATGCTGCCGCTGGGGGTGTCCGCGGTGACGGTCGGCTTCGGGTACCTGGTGACGCTCGACGCGTTGCCTGGCGACCTGCGGACGTCACCGTTGCTGGTGCCGCTCGCGCAGGCGCTGGTGATCATCCCGCTGGTGATCAGGATGGTGCTGCCGGTGCTGCGCTCGGTCGACGAGCGGCTGCGGCAGGCGGCATCGACGCTCGGCGCGAGCCCGGCGCGGGTGTGGCGCGAGATCGACGTTCCGCTGACGATCCGCGCGGTGGTGGCCGCGGCCGGGTTCGGATTCGTGGTGGCACTGGGCGAATTCGGCGCGACGAGCTTCCTCGCGCGGCCCACTTCGCCGACGCTGCCGGTCGCGATCTCCTCGCTCATCTCCCGGCCGGGTGAGCTGAACAACCAGATGGCCTACGCGGCGTGCGCGCTGCTCATGCTCGTCACCGTGGCGGCCGTCGCGGTGATCGACCGGATCGGCACCGGCACCGTGGGGGAGTTCTGA
- a CDS encoding ABC transporter ATP-binding protein, giving the protein MALSVDGVSVRYGSFEAVRDVDLDIADGEVLALLGPSGSGKSTLLRAIAGLEPVTGGSVRWDGHDLAHVPVHRREFGLVFQDGQLFPHRDVRGNIAFGLRMHRVAKDEQARRVDALLDLVGLAGYGKRRITELSGGEAQRVALARALAPKPRLLLLDEPLSSLDASLREQLAVDLAELLRGAKITTLVVTHDQEEAFTLADRVAVLERGEVRQAGAVPSVWRNPVDETVAAFLGVTTFLDARAAEGVVTSALGSVEVPEARDGAVRLGLRPTALRVAPDGVDGEVVSRVHRREHLRLVVRVPALESTVDAVAPVSADLRAGDPVHLALDPDGVAIVG; this is encoded by the coding sequence ATGGCGTTGTCGGTGGACGGTGTGAGCGTGCGCTACGGCTCGTTCGAGGCGGTGCGCGACGTCGATCTCGACATCGCCGACGGCGAGGTGCTCGCGTTGCTCGGGCCTTCGGGATCGGGGAAGTCCACGCTGCTGCGGGCGATCGCCGGGCTCGAACCGGTGACCGGCGGGTCGGTGCGCTGGGACGGGCACGACCTCGCGCACGTACCGGTGCACCGCCGCGAGTTCGGCCTGGTCTTCCAGGACGGGCAGCTCTTCCCGCACCGCGACGTGCGCGGCAACATCGCGTTCGGGCTGCGGATGCACCGCGTGGCGAAGGACGAACAGGCCAGGCGGGTCGACGCGCTGCTCGACCTGGTCGGCCTGGCCGGGTACGGCAAGCGCCGCATCACCGAGCTGTCCGGTGGCGAGGCGCAACGCGTCGCGCTGGCGCGGGCGCTCGCGCCGAAGCCGCGGCTGCTGCTCCTGGACGAGCCACTGTCCAGTTTGGACGCGAGCCTGCGCGAGCAGCTCGCGGTGGACCTCGCGGAGTTGTTGCGGGGAGCCAAGATCACCACACTGGTGGTGACGCACGACCAGGAGGAGGCGTTCACCCTCGCGGACAGGGTCGCGGTGCTGGAGCGCGGCGAGGTGCGGCAGGCGGGCGCGGTGCCTTCGGTGTGGCGCAACCCGGTGGACGAAACGGTCGCGGCTTTCCTCGGGGTCACCACGTTCCTCGACGCGCGGGCGGCCGAGGGTGTGGTGACCTCCGCGCTGGGTTCGGTCGAGGTGCCCGAAGCGCGCGACGGCGCGGTCCGATTAGGACTGCGGCCGACCGCGCTGCGCGTGGCACCGGACGGGGTCGACGGCGAGGTGGTCAGCCGGGTGCACCGGCGGGAGCACCTCCGCCTCGTGGTGCGCGTTCCGGCGTTGGAATCCACAGTGGACGCCGTGGCCCCGGTGAGCGCGGACCTGCGCGCGGGCGACCCCGTGCACCTCGCCCTCGACCCGGATGGCGTCGCGATCGTGGGCTGA